One Bartonella kosoyi DNA segment encodes these proteins:
- the leuS gene encoding leucine--tRNA ligase — protein sequence MTFEHYKIGERYNPRAREKKWQEIWDERKIFQTVGENGRKKYYVLEMFPYPSGRIHMGHVRNYAMGDVVARYKRAKGFNVLHPMGWDAFGMPAENAALQSKVHPKTWTYENIAVMRGQLKQLGLSLDWTREFATCDVDYYHRQQMLFLDFYQKGLVARKVAKVNWDPVDHTVLANEQVVDGRGWRSGALVEQRELTQWFFKISDFSEDLLAGLEELDQWPEKVRTMQKNWIGKSQGLLIRWALKATADDARDAHDVCQSFNEVVCYSTRPDTLFGASFLALSVDHPIAQALAKKDKELEAFVESCRSGGTTTAALETAEKLGVRTSLVAVHPFDETVHIPVYIANFVLMDYGTGAIFGCPAHDQRDFDFARKYDLPIKPVVLPKGEQADNFVITKTPYVGDGVMINSSFLNGLTPQQAFEEAAKRLEGQVLNGQPQGEKTVQFRLRDWGISRQRYWGCPIPMIHCKTCGVVPVPRSDLPVVLPDDVTFDQPGNPLVRHERWQAVACPSCGQSAKRETDTMDTFVDSSWYYARFTAPFAAEPVEKQAIAEWLPVQQYIGGIEHAILHLLYARFFMRAMKLVGHVSVDEPFKGLFTQGMVVHETYRDDQGWVSPAEISIVEKDGKRCAYKLTDQSEVTIGLIEKMSKSKKNVVDPDDIIASYGADTVRWFVLSDSPPERDVIWTESGVEGAHRFVQRVWRHVALSAPILRDIAPCAGHQGAALEFSKVVHRTLHAVEDDLEKFAFNRAIARLYEFLNIMAPLLNKVADVEDEMKAALRQAMDFFLAMIAPIMPHLAEECHAALGEETLMSELAWPVYNPALIVEESYTLPVQINGKKRGEVTVAATASETMIKEAVLALDFVQAQLGEKPMKKIIIVPQRIVNVVL from the coding sequence ATGACATTTGAGCATTATAAGATAGGTGAACGCTATAATCCACGTGCGAGAGAAAAAAAATGGCAAGAAATTTGGGATGAAAGGAAAATTTTTCAGACTGTAGGGGAAAATGGTCGTAAAAAATATTATGTTTTAGAGATGTTTCCTTATCCGTCAGGCCGTATTCACATGGGGCATGTGCGCAATTATGCCATGGGAGATGTGGTGGCACGCTATAAACGCGCAAAGGGCTTTAATGTGCTTCATCCTATGGGCTGGGATGCTTTTGGAATGCCGGCTGAAAATGCTGCTTTGCAAAGTAAAGTGCATCCTAAAACGTGGACTTATGAAAATATCGCCGTCATGCGTGGGCAATTAAAGCAATTAGGGCTTTCACTCGATTGGACACGGGAATTTGCAACGTGTGATGTGGACTATTACCACCGCCAACAAATGCTGTTTCTTGATTTTTATCAAAAGGGGTTGGTGGCGCGTAAAGTGGCGAAGGTCAATTGGGATCCCGTTGATCATACCGTTTTGGCCAATGAACAGGTTGTGGATGGACGGGGTTGGCGTTCGGGTGCGTTGGTTGAACAGCGGGAATTAACCCAGTGGTTTTTCAAAATTAGCGATTTTAGTGAAGATTTACTCGCAGGACTTGAAGAACTGGATCAATGGCCAGAAAAAGTGCGCACGATGCAAAAAAATTGGATCGGAAAATCCCAAGGTTTGTTGATTCGTTGGGCTTTAAAGGCAACAGCTGATGATGCAAGGGATGCTCATGATGTTTGTCAGTCCTTTAATGAGGTTGTTTGTTATTCAACGCGTCCTGATACCCTGTTTGGTGCTTCTTTTTTAGCTCTGTCTGTTGATCATCCCATTGCGCAAGCTCTTGCAAAAAAGGATAAGGAGCTAGAGGCTTTTGTTGAGAGTTGTCGGAGTGGTGGAACGACAACAGCAGCACTTGAAACAGCGGAAAAACTAGGGGTTCGCACATCGCTTGTGGCGGTGCATCCTTTTGATGAAACAGTGCATATCCCCGTTTATATCGCTAATTTTGTGCTGATGGACTATGGTACCGGGGCTATTTTTGGTTGTCCAGCTCATGATCAGAGAGATTTCGATTTTGCGCGTAAATATGACCTTCCGATAAAACCAGTGGTTTTGCCAAAAGGAGAGCAAGCGGACAATTTTGTCATTACTAAAACACCTTATGTGGGTGATGGGGTGATGATTAACTCCAGCTTTTTGAATGGTTTGACACCCCAACAAGCCTTTGAAGAAGCCGCCAAAAGGCTTGAGGGGCAAGTGCTCAATGGGCAACCGCAGGGAGAAAAAACAGTGCAATTTCGATTGCGTGATTGGGGAATTTCGCGTCAACGTTATTGGGGGTGCCCCATTCCGATGATCCATTGTAAAACGTGTGGTGTTGTTCCTGTACCCCGTTCTGATTTGCCGGTTGTATTGCCTGATGATGTTACTTTTGATCAACCGGGCAATCCTCTTGTGCGGCATGAAAGGTGGCAAGCTGTTGCTTGTCCTTCCTGCGGTCAATCTGCCAAACGCGAAACGGATACCATGGATACTTTTGTGGATTCTTCTTGGTATTATGCACGCTTTACGGCTCCTTTTGCCGCAGAACCTGTTGAAAAACAAGCAATCGCTGAATGGTTGCCTGTGCAACAATATATTGGTGGAATTGAGCATGCGATTCTCCATCTTCTTTATGCGCGCTTTTTTATGCGTGCTATGAAACTGGTTGGTCATGTGAGTGTGGATGAGCCTTTTAAGGGGTTGTTTACGCAAGGGATGGTGGTGCATGAAACCTATCGCGATGATCAAGGGTGGGTTTCTCCAGCAGAGATTTCGATTGTTGAAAAAGATGGAAAACGGTGTGCTTATAAATTAACCGATCAAAGCGAAGTGACGATTGGTTTGATTGAGAAAATGTCAAAATCAAAAAAGAATGTTGTTGATCCTGATGATATTATTGCCTCCTATGGCGCTGATACGGTACGCTGGTTTGTGTTGTCTGATTCTCCGCCGGAAAGAGATGTCATTTGGACAGAATCGGGTGTTGAAGGTGCGCATCGCTTTGTCCAGCGTGTTTGGCGCCATGTGGCTTTGAGTGCCCCTATTTTAAGGGATATCGCCCCTTGTGCAGGGCATCAGGGAGCGGCTTTGGAATTCTCAAAGGTTGTACATCGCACGCTTCACGCTGTCGAAGATGATTTAGAAAAATTTGCTTTTAATCGAGCTATTGCACGTCTTTATGAATTCTTGAATATTATGGCACCTTTGCTTAATAAAGTGGCAGATGTTGAGGATGAAATGAAAGCGGCTTTGCGTCAAGCTATGGATTTTTTTCTTGCCATGATTGCACCGATCATGCCCCATTTAGCTGAAGAATGCCATGCTGCTTTAGGGGAGGAAACTTTAATGTCTGAACTTGCTTGGCCTGTTTATAATCCCGCCTTAATCGTTGAAGAAAGCTATACCTTGCCGGTGCAAATTAATGGTAAAAAACGCGGTGAGGTCACCGTTGCTGCAACAGCGAGTGAGACGATGATTAAAGAAGCGGTTTTGGCTTTAGATTTCGTCCAGGCGCAGCTGGGTGAAAAACCTATGAAAAAAATTATTATTGTTCCACAAAGGATTGTGAATGTCGTTCTTTAA